One segment of Paenibacillus rhizovicinus DNA contains the following:
- a CDS encoding heptaprenyl diphosphate synthase component 1 → MKPYKIPEIAKKYVDYDMIQAHTELPEFPDTRTRLLFAFLSNQRTPLLHSELYALVVSLVQLGMDTHDMIDESGRVAEKEMRSRQLKILAGDYYSSRFYQLLAQAGQVGMIRRISNGVCEVNKIKVNFYMRMKQLKLTAEEYLNQCVQVKTELFTVFTEILDEKMTRVWMELLQGLGRCEVVMEELQRSDKPEQFNNSWGYWHVLNVGTDEEKRKLNDKHEELSFVTSLLSNYDVRGQLTEKLRQSVSQVQAIVARLDSDKLMRELQQIGETFLRPLLPAASALNERR, encoded by the coding sequence ATGAAACCATACAAAATACCCGAGATCGCGAAGAAATACGTCGACTACGATATGATTCAAGCCCATACGGAGCTGCCGGAGTTTCCTGACACGCGAACGAGGCTGCTCTTTGCTTTTTTATCGAATCAACGTACGCCGCTTCTGCACAGCGAACTCTACGCGTTGGTCGTTTCGCTCGTTCAGCTGGGCATGGATACCCATGATATGATCGACGAATCGGGTCGGGTCGCCGAGAAGGAAATGCGATCGCGCCAATTGAAAATCCTCGCTGGCGATTATTACAGCAGTCGTTTCTATCAGCTGCTCGCCCAGGCAGGCCAGGTGGGCATGATCCGCCGGATCAGCAACGGCGTATGCGAAGTGAACAAGATCAAAGTTAATTTCTACATGAGAATGAAGCAGCTTAAGCTGACGGCAGAAGAATACTTGAATCAATGCGTTCAAGTGAAAACCGAACTTTTTACGGTTTTCACAGAAATATTGGATGAGAAGATGACTCGCGTATGGATGGAGCTGCTTCAAGGGCTCGGCCGCTGCGAAGTCGTCATGGAAGAATTGCAGCGCAGCGACAAACCGGAGCAGTTCAACAACAGCTGGGGCTACTGGCATGTGCTGAATGTCGGCACGGACGAGGAGAAGCGCAAGCTGAACGATAAGCACGAAGAATTGTCATTCGTTACCTCGCTGCTGTCTAACTACGATGTCCGCGGTCAGCTGACAGAGAAGCTCAGACAGTCCGTATCGCAAGTGCAAGCCATCGTCGCGCGGCTCGATTCCGATAAGCTCATGCGCGAACTGCAACAGATCGGCGAGACGTTCCTGCGTCCGCTTCTGCCGGCGGCTTCCGCCCTCAACGAGAGAAGGTAA
- the mtrB gene encoding trp RNA-binding attenuation protein MtrB: MDQNGEYIVVKAKAQGVQVIGLTRGQDTKFHHTEKLDKGEVLICQFTDHTSAIKIRGKATVLTKYGTVDTDVD, translated from the coding sequence ATGGATCAAAATGGCGAATATATCGTCGTTAAAGCAAAAGCGCAGGGCGTGCAGGTCATTGGCTTGACTCGCGGTCAGGATACGAAATTCCATCACACCGAGAAGCTCGATAAAGGCGAAGTGCTTATCTGTCAGTTCACGGATCATACGTCGGCCATCAAAATCCGCGGCAAAGCGACGGTTCTAACTAAATACGGGACCGTGGATACGGATGTTGATTGA
- a CDS encoding HU family DNA-binding protein, which yields MNKTELIAKVAELTDLSKKDASKAVDAVFDAISDSLQGGDKVQLVGFGNFEVKSREARKGRNPQTGEEIDIPASKIPSFKAGKSLKDLVSK from the coding sequence ATGAACAAAACGGAACTGATTGCGAAAGTAGCCGAATTGACTGACCTTTCCAAGAAAGATGCTTCCAAAGCGGTTGATGCCGTTTTTGACGCCATCTCCGACTCGCTGCAAGGCGGCGATAAAGTACAATTGGTAGGCTTCGGAAACTTCGAGGTGAAAAGCCGCGAGGCGCGTAAAGGCCGCAACCCGCAAACGGGCGAGGAGATCGATATCCCGGCCAGCAAAATCCCGTCTTTCAAAGCCGGTAAATCTCTTAAAGATTTGGTTTCCAAATAA
- the spoIVA gene encoding stage IV sporulation protein A, giving the protein MEKVDIFKDIAERTGGDIYLGVVGAVRTGKSTFIKRFMETVVLPNITNDADRVRAIDELPQSAAGKTIMTTEPKFVPNQAVQLRVAEGLDVNIRLVDCVGYAVVGAKGYEDENGPRMITTPWFEEPIPFQEAAEIGTRKVIQEHSTLGVVVTTDGTIAEIPRSSYVEAEERVVGELKEVGKPFVLIVNSTRPKSEEALQLRSELQAKYDIPVITLSVASMGEEEVMSVLREVLYEFPVHEVNVNLPSWVMVLNDNHWLRSNYENSVRDTVKDIRRLRDVDRVVSQFMEYEFIARAGLSGMNMGQGVAEIDLYAPDELYDQILMEVVGVEIRGKDHLLQLMQDFSHAKREYDRFAEALEMVKTTGYGIAAPTLAEMALDEPELIRQGSRFGVRLKATAPSIHMIRVDVESEFAPIIGTEKQSEELVRYLMQDFENDPIKIWESDIFGRSLHSIVREGIQGKIAMMPDNARYKLQETLGRIINEGSGGLIAIIL; this is encoded by the coding sequence GTGGAGAAAGTGGACATTTTCAAGGACATTGCCGAACGAACCGGCGGGGATATTTACCTCGGCGTCGTTGGTGCAGTCCGCACAGGCAAATCAACCTTCATCAAGCGGTTCATGGAGACGGTTGTGCTGCCGAACATCACGAATGATGCCGATCGGGTAAGAGCTATCGATGAACTGCCTCAGAGCGCAGCGGGCAAAACCATCATGACGACAGAGCCGAAATTCGTGCCGAACCAAGCGGTACAGCTGCGTGTAGCCGAAGGGCTTGACGTAAACATCAGGCTGGTCGATTGCGTCGGCTATGCGGTCGTCGGGGCGAAAGGCTACGAAGACGAGAATGGCCCTCGGATGATAACGACGCCATGGTTCGAGGAACCGATTCCGTTCCAAGAGGCCGCCGAGATCGGCACGCGCAAAGTCATTCAAGAGCATTCCACGCTGGGCGTCGTCGTTACGACCGACGGCACGATTGCCGAAATACCGCGCAGTTCGTACGTGGAAGCCGAGGAACGCGTCGTAGGCGAGCTGAAAGAGGTCGGCAAGCCATTCGTGCTGATCGTCAACTCGACGCGTCCGAAGAGTGAAGAAGCGCTTCAACTGCGAAGCGAGCTGCAAGCGAAATACGATATACCGGTCATTACGCTCAGCGTGGCGTCCATGGGCGAGGAAGAGGTCATGTCCGTCCTGCGCGAGGTGCTCTACGAGTTCCCTGTTCACGAAGTGAATGTCAACCTCCCGAGCTGGGTCATGGTGCTCAACGACAATCACTGGCTGCGCAGCAACTACGAGAATTCCGTACGCGATACGGTCAAGGATATCCGCCGCTTGCGGGACGTAGACCGCGTCGTGTCGCAGTTCATGGAATACGAGTTTATCGCACGGGCAGGCTTGAGCGGCATGAACATGGGGCAGGGTGTCGCGGAGATTGATCTCTACGCACCTGATGAGCTGTATGACCAAATCCTGATGGAAGTGGTCGGCGTCGAAATTCGCGGCAAAGATCACCTGCTCCAGCTGATGCAGGACTTCTCTCATGCGAAGCGGGAGTACGACAGATTCGCGGAAGCGCTGGAGATGGTCAAGACGACGGGTTACGGGATCGCGGCTCCGACGCTTGCGGAGATGGCGCTCGACGAGCCGGAGCTCATTCGCCAAGGCTCCAGATTCGGCGTCAGACTGAAGGCGACCGCGCCGTCCATCCACATGATTCGCGTCGACGTCGAATCCGAATTCGCGCCGATCATCGGGACGGAGAAACAAAGCGAAGAGCTCGTCCGGTATCTGATGCAGGACTTCGAGAACGACCCGATCAAAATCTGGGAGTCCGATATCTTCGGCCGATCGCTGCACTCCATCGTAAGGGAAGGCATTCAAGGCAAAATCGCCATGATGCCGGACAATGCCCGCTACAAGCTGCAGGAAACGCTGGGCAGAATCATTAACGAGGGCTCCGGCGGCCTCATTGCGATTATCCTATAA
- a CDS encoding 2Fe-2S iron-sulfur cluster-binding protein — MNVEIMFLPSGRSVVVRAGTTVLDASRRAGVPIRTRCDGKAACLMCKVTMPHSSSGLSPLNDNERRKLAGLDRSGTRLACQARVFGRAVVEVPEDPFRAAVRKQMMRQAEDDELW; from the coding sequence ATGAATGTGGAAATAATGTTCCTCCCTTCCGGACGCAGCGTCGTGGTACGCGCTGGAACGACCGTGCTCGATGCCTCGCGTCGAGCCGGGGTTCCGATCCGTACGCGCTGCGACGGCAAAGCGGCATGTCTGATGTGCAAGGTGACGATGCCGCATAGTTCTTCGGGGCTCTCGCCTCTCAATGACAACGAACGCCGCAAGCTGGCGGGTCTTGACCGTTCGGGGACAAGGCTCGCTTGCCAGGCAAGAGTGTTCGGCCGCGCCGTCGTAGAGGTGCCGGAAGACCCGTTTCGCGCTGCTGTTCGAAAACAGATGATGCGCCAGGCGGAAGACGATGAATTATGGTAG
- a CDS encoding nucleotidyltransferase family protein, translating to MTGPGSEPIAESLENALAVIAGAVSSTKAKWLVGGSTGLLLRGLELPSPPRDLDLYADDEAAKAIHKALKPYAVDEQQLNISPIYRSLLSHYDVQGVQVELVGGFVVASDTDRYTVEVEDILEPLRTTVAAGRHDVGIVPLAHEFCFNLLRGRSDRVELIGQRMREELGLHEAALRLIAARNRFSAALQHELTQFLNDK from the coding sequence ATGACGGGACCAGGGTCGGAACCGATCGCCGAATCGTTGGAGAACGCGCTAGCCGTCATTGCCGGCGCGGTTTCATCGACGAAAGCGAAATGGCTGGTAGGCGGCAGCACAGGACTGCTGCTGCGCGGACTGGAGCTGCCGTCGCCTCCCCGCGATCTGGATCTTTACGCAGACGACGAGGCGGCCAAGGCGATCCATAAGGCGCTTAAGCCCTATGCGGTCGACGAGCAGCAGCTGAACATTAGCCCGATTTATCGCTCGCTGCTGAGCCATTATGACGTTCAAGGTGTACAAGTCGAGCTTGTCGGCGGTTTTGTTGTCGCTTCGGACACGGACCGGTATACCGTCGAGGTCGAAGACATATTGGAGCCTTTGCGAACGACGGTTGCAGCAGGCCGGCATGACGTCGGGATTGTGCCGCTGGCTCATGAATTTTGTTTTAATTTGCTCCGGGGCAGGAGCGATCGGGTAGAGCTGATCGGCCAACGCATGCGGGAGGAGCTTGGGCTCCACGAGGCTGCCTTGCGGCTGATCGCCGCCAGGAATCGGTTCTCCGCTGCTCTGCAGCACGAATTAACGCAATTCTTGAACGACAAATAG
- a CDS encoding 2Fe-2S iron-sulfur cluster-binding protein has product MLELKSRTKTITVEAEAGLSLLDAAMKHNLDWAFSCTRGTCARCRCLIEEGAEFLEEVTDEEWDRLEQEELEEGYRLGCQAIVKSGAGFIKAANRPYF; this is encoded by the coding sequence ATGCTAGAACTGAAAAGCCGAACGAAAACGATAACGGTCGAAGCGGAAGCGGGATTGTCTCTGCTGGATGCTGCGATGAAGCATAACTTGGACTGGGCGTTCTCCTGTACGCGCGGAACATGCGCCAGATGCCGCTGCCTGATCGAGGAAGGCGCTGAGTTTCTGGAAGAAGTAACGGATGAAGAGTGGGACCGATTGGAGCAAGAAGAATTGGAAGAGGGTTACCGTCTGGGATGCCAAGCTATCGTGAAATCCGGAGCAGGCTTCATTAAAGCGGCGAACCGGCCTTATTTCTGA
- a CDS encoding DUF2768 family protein, with translation MDPMMKMWVSFVGIGLMALAAVMISLARFKTKGILRMALSLTAFLFLVIGGFLGLISIT, from the coding sequence ATGGATCCAATGATGAAAATGTGGGTTTCCTTCGTGGGCATCGGGCTGATGGCGCTGGCAGCCGTCATGATTTCGCTTGCCAGGTTCAAGACGAAAGGCATTTTGCGGATGGCGTTGTCGCTGACCGCGTTTCTGTTTCTAGTGATCGGCGGATTTCTCGGACTTATCTCCATCACGTAA
- a CDS encoding stage VI sporulation protein F, giving the protein MSGKKDLSKDVLSAVNKKTGKPVSENAVKKLASGVTENTMQDEDELRKLIQSVSAMAKVPVTEKTINDIVGAVKKSGMNMNNMEMLLKMMLLKK; this is encoded by the coding sequence ATGAGCGGTAAAAAGGATTTATCCAAGGACGTTCTGAGCGCCGTTAACAAGAAGACCGGCAAGCCGGTCTCCGAGAATGCGGTCAAGAAGCTTGCGAGCGGCGTGACTGAAAATACGATGCAGGACGAAGACGAACTTCGCAAGCTGATCCAATCCGTCTCTGCAATGGCAAAGGTGCCCGTGACGGAGAAAACGATCAACGATATAGTTGGCGCCGTTAAGAAAAGCGGCATGAATATGAACAACATGGAAATGCTGCTGAAAATGATGCTGCTCAAGAAGTAA
- a CDS encoding NAD(P)H-dependent glycerol-3-phosphate dehydrogenase, whose amino-acid sequence MSNRKAAVLVAGSWGTALAAVLADNGFNVALWSRNEAQTDEINTHRTNSRYLKDAVLPSRITATTDMGQAVSGAELVLFVAPSAAMRDVAKQAAPFLDADAIVVHATKGFESGTYKRMTTVLSEELSLGDDRLVVLSGPSHAEEVVRKLPTTVVVASTSKEAAERAQDAFITNYFRVYTNKDVVGVEVAGAIKNIIALGAGLTDGLGFGDNAKAALLTRGLAEISRLGNAMGANPLTFAGLAGVGDLVVTCTSKHSRNWRAGSLLAEGLSLDDVLSQMGMVVEGVRTTSTARELSHQFGVEMPITEQLYQVLFQQKTPRSAVESLMGRGRTHETEDTAGI is encoded by the coding sequence ATGTCTAATCGTAAAGCAGCCGTTCTCGTCGCCGGAAGCTGGGGCACCGCTTTGGCCGCCGTGCTGGCGGATAACGGCTTCAATGTCGCCTTATGGTCGCGCAACGAGGCGCAGACGGATGAAATCAATACGCACCGGACGAACAGCAGATATTTGAAAGATGCCGTTCTTCCGAGCAGAATAACCGCTACGACGGATATGGGCCAGGCTGTCAGCGGAGCGGAGCTCGTGCTCTTCGTGGCGCCGTCCGCCGCGATGCGCGACGTCGCCAAACAAGCCGCTCCGTTCCTGGACGCCGATGCGATCGTCGTTCATGCGACGAAAGGCTTTGAATCCGGTACATATAAACGGATGACGACGGTATTGTCGGAAGAACTGTCTCTCGGAGATGACCGGCTCGTCGTATTATCGGGTCCGAGCCACGCGGAAGAAGTCGTCCGCAAGCTGCCGACGACCGTCGTCGTCGCTTCGACCAGCAAGGAAGCTGCCGAGCGGGCGCAGGACGCGTTCATTACGAATTATTTTCGCGTATACACGAATAAAGACGTCGTTGGCGTTGAAGTGGCCGGCGCGATCAAGAACATCATCGCGCTGGGCGCCGGATTAACGGACGGCCTCGGTTTCGGCGACAATGCGAAAGCCGCCCTCCTGACGCGCGGCCTCGCGGAGATTAGCCGCCTCGGCAATGCCATGGGCGCCAATCCGCTGACCTTCGCGGGTCTTGCAGGCGTCGGAGATCTTGTCGTGACTTGCACGAGCAAGCACAGCCGCAACTGGCGGGCGGGCTCCTTGCTTGCGGAAGGGCTGTCGCTGGATGATGTGCTCAGCCAGATGGGCATGGTCGTGGAAGGCGTGCGGACGACAAGCACCGCTCGCGAGTTGTCGCATCAGTTTGGCGTAGAGATGCCGATTACGGAGCAGCTGTATCAAGTGCTCTTCCAGCAGAAGACGCCGCGCAGCGCGGTCGAATCGCTGATGGGCAGAGGCCGTACGCACGAGACGGAAGATACCGCGGGTATATAG
- the plsY gene encoding glycerol-3-phosphate 1-O-acyltransferase PlsY, producing MVVTVLTVLISYLLGSVSFSILIAKWVKGIDIRNYGSGNAGATNTLRVLGKGPGIAVFLLDIAKGIVAVILGIYAAGGDWGPALCGLAAIAGHNWPVWFGFKGGKGIATTVGVMASLAIVPTLVAGVVAIVSIAITRFVSLGSLIFALLVPIFIWNFGDKPQSYVWAALVICLLAFVRHRTNIVKLMQGKENKLGARKG from the coding sequence ATCGTGGTCACTGTGCTTACAGTTCTCATCAGTTATTTATTAGGGTCGGTTTCATTCAGTATACTCATTGCAAAATGGGTTAAAGGCATCGATATTCGCAATTACGGCAGCGGCAACGCCGGTGCGACCAACACGCTTCGCGTTCTTGGCAAAGGCCCGGGGATCGCGGTGTTTCTGCTCGATATCGCGAAAGGCATCGTTGCTGTTATTCTAGGCATCTATGCAGCCGGAGGCGACTGGGGGCCGGCGTTGTGCGGCTTGGCCGCAATCGCAGGCCATAACTGGCCGGTTTGGTTCGGATTCAAGGGAGGCAAAGGCATCGCGACTACAGTTGGCGTAATGGCTTCGCTTGCGATCGTGCCTACGCTGGTTGCCGGCGTCGTTGCGATCGTTTCCATCGCGATTACGCGGTTTGTATCGCTCGGTTCTTTGATTTTTGCGCTGCTGGTGCCGATCTTCATTTGGAATTTCGGGGACAAACCGCAATCTTACGTTTGGGCGGCGCTCGTGATCTGCCTGCTCGCGTTCGTTCGTCACCGTACGAATATCGTTAAGCTGATGCAAGGCAAGGAAAACAAGCTTGGCGCCAGAAAAGGGTAA